From Enoplosus armatus isolate fEnoArm2 chromosome 23, fEnoArm2.hap1, whole genome shotgun sequence, a single genomic window includes:
- the LOC139306148 gene encoding cytochrome c1-like codes for MRIQIALLVFAFVAVINAAPLQNSDAQAKVAAAAEEPKQDVAAAEEPKQDVAAAEEPKQDAAAAEEPKQDAAAAEEPKQDAAEEDPAEDEGLMMDAFEDAMTEMGAFEDAMTEMGAFEDAMTEMGAFEDAETEMGAFEDAETEMDAFEDAMTEMDAFEDAEAEMGALDNGGFEDEMQRDSQ; via the exons ATGAGGATCCAAATTGCGCTGCTGGTCTTTGCTTTTGTGGCTGTGATCAATGCAGCACCATTACAAAACAGTGATGCACAAGCCAAAG TTGCTGCCGCAGCTGAAGAGCCAAAGCAGGATGTTGCCGCAGCTGAAGAGCCAAAGCAGGATGTTGCCGCAGCTGAAGAGCCAAAGCaggatgctgcagcagctgaagagccaaagcaggatgctgcagcagctgaagagccaaaGCAGGATGCTGCTGAAGAGGACCCAGCTGAAGATGAAGGCCTCATGATGGACGCTTTCGAAGATGCAATGACCGAGATGGGAGCTTTCGAAGATGCGATGACCGAGATGGGAGCTTTCGAAGATGCGATGACCGAGATGGGAGCTTTCGAAGATGCAGAGACCGAGATGGGAGCTTTCGAAGATGCAGAGACCGAGATGGATGCTTTCGAAGATGCGATGACCGAGATGGATGCTTTCGAAGATGCAGAGGCCGAGATGGGTGCTTTAGATAATGGCGGTTTTGAAGATGAAATGCAGCGTGACTCTCAATAA